A stretch of the Cuculus canorus isolate bCucCan1 chromosome 15, bCucCan1.pri, whole genome shotgun sequence genome encodes the following:
- the GPR146 gene encoding probable G-protein coupled receptor 146 encodes MWSCETINNSTENSEDQHLCHDFHLVLSIFSLLYLIICFPVGLCYNGLLVLVNLYNKATMTMPDVYFVNIAIAGLIINALAPMYLLGLANTKWAIWNSNNEVYITLLILFNVSSLVTMYSTTLLSLDYYIERALPRTYMSSVYNTKHVCGFIWGGAMLTSFSSLLFYVCNHVSTKIIECSKMQNKEAADAIMVFIGYVVPAIAVLYALILILRIRKEATPLDQDTGRLDPSVHRLLIATVCTQFTLWTPYYITLLVSTFTKAQGRIADENYSRILHFTKILSKFLAFSSSFVMPLLYRYINKNFPNKLRRLLKKINCGNQGCSHERTVVQQVMT; translated from the coding sequence ATGTGGAGCTGTGAAACCATAAACAACAGTACGGAGAACAGCGAGGACCAGCATCTCTGCCATGACTTCCACCTTGTGCTTTCCATCTTTTCCCTACTCTACCTCATCATATGTTTTCCAGTTGGCCTGTGCTACAATGGCTTGCTGGTCCTAGTTAATCTCTATAACAAAGCTACTATGACTATGCCAGATGTTTACTTTGTCAACATCGCCATTGCTGGTCTGATCATCAATGCGCTGGCGCCCATGTACCTTCTCGGTCTGGCCAATACAAAATGGGCCATCTGGAATTCCAACAATGAAGTTTATATTACCTTACTTATTTTATTCAACGTCTCATCTTTAGTTACCATGTACTCTACTACGTTACTTAGTCTGGACTACTACATTGAGCGTGCTCTACCTAGAACTTACATGTCCAGTGTGTACAACACCAAACATGTTTGTGGATTCATATGGGGTGGTGCCATGCTAACAAGTTTTTCATCTCTCCTGTTCTATGTCTGCAATCACGTATCCACGAAAATAATTGAATGTTCCAAGATGCAgaacaaagaagcagcagatgccATTATGGTTTTTATCGGGTATGTTGTACCAGCTATCGCTGTACTGTATGCACTTATATTAATCTTGCGAATACGCAAAGAAGCTACACCACTGGATCAAGACACTGGACGATTAGATCCATCGGTGCACAGGCTTTTGATTGCCACAGTCTGTACACAGTTCACATTATGGACACCCTACTATATTACCCTCTTGGTAAGCACATTTACTAAGGCACAAGGAAGAATTGCAGATGAAAATTACAGTCGAATATTGCATTTTACCAAGATTTTATCAAAATTCTTGGCGTTCTCAAGCAGCTTTGTAATGCCCCTGCTCTACAGATATATTAACAAAAACTTTCCCAACAAATTACGACGTTTGCTTAAAAAGATAAACTGTGGGAATCAAGGGTGTTCTCATGAACGCACAGTAGTACAGCAAGTTATGACATAG